The Miscanthus floridulus cultivar M001 chromosome 6, ASM1932011v1, whole genome shotgun sequence genomic interval CCATGGCCATAGACACTTTTGTCTTCTGGATGGACATGGCAATGGCACGCATCTCAAATCAGGGCAGTTAAAGAGAGCCGCATGTGAACATGATATCAGGGTTGCGTCACTTATCAGGCCTCATAAAATGGTCTGTGCTACATCATCTAGGCTTGACTTCAGAGCTGCCATAGCACGTCAGTGGCTGTCATTCATGAGGCTACACTGAATTACAGATGACTATGAATGCACATCCACCACTGCCTCCTGGTCCTGGGGCGCCCACCTCCACACTTTCAGCTCGCCGGAGCAGTCTCCGGTGAAGAGCAGCCCACCAGCTGCGAGCTCGATGGTCCTCACTTCCTTCTTGGCGAAGAGTGTGCCCATCCCGTCGAACCTGTAAGATAGTAACCAAGGAAATGCAGAGCTCCTTTCAGTAAGGAACCACTGAGCACCACAACAACGCTGCAAGCGGTTTGTCCACCTGATGGAACTGAGAAATTTTTATGCACTCACGATGGCAAGTCGAGCAAACGGATGCAATTGCTGTTGTGGAGGGAGCAGAAGAGAACTGGCGTCTTCCCAACTCGGTGCATGCCGAAGAGTGTGCGCAAACCCTGCAACAGAATCGGAAAGGTTAAGCAGCAGGGAAACAGCCTAGAGCTGTTGTGAGCAAACCAATTTAAAAGGAAGGGGGAAACACAGCACACTCTCATTGCACTTGCATAATTGTACCCTTTGTGTAATTTCCCTGATCAAGCACACCAAGGCAGCAATTTTTCTCAGACCATcttatgaaaaagcttaaaaatattttttttaacttGTTCCAAGTCAAAAGTACTAAAGAGAATAATACAGTGAGGGGAACATTTTGATATACAGGTAGACTAGAAAGTAGAAGGAAAAAAAACTGCTGCTGAGCTAGAACAATGGCCAGGAAATTTCATTAGTTCTTCCTGCATGCAGACTAAACTTTTTATGATAGGCAATCAGTTCAAACATAATGCTCTAGAAGTTGTTTTTATAATTCTAAGATACTCAGTACTCCACACTCTTCAAGTCTTCGAGGCAAACAGATGAACTGAGCAGACCTCCTAAAGTTCTCATCCAATGAGGCTTATATCAGTATATAGAAACTCCAATCACTAAATTTTCCAGGTTCATCAGATAAACTCCAGTCGACCAAGAAGACCAACCAGACAAGCTATCTCCCATACGCAAGCAAGAAGACCCAATGTTGAGAGGTTCCAGCATATGCCTATGCCAACACCTACCTCAGAGACTACATTTATGAATCATATTTCTTGGCCAAAAGCAAATGGACTCCCAACAATTAAGACCATGAGACAAGCAGATGTACAGAGGAAAACTGATCGTGGCAACAAAAAGGAAAAAGACATTTGAGGACAGATCTGCTTGATTTTTAGAAGTATTCGCTACATAGGAGTACAGAGCCATTGAAACTATCATATTTCTGTATAAGGCAGGTTATTCTtatacccaaaaaaaaaaagtagaacAGAGTCATTACATTGTCAATTGAGAATAGACATAAGCTGATCAATGGAGTAGCACACAAAAAACAGAATTGATCAATGAAACTAGAAGGACTGGAAGGCACGAACAAAAACAACAAATCAGCAATGTTATTATTCACACAAAATTCAGTTATTATTACTGAAATAAGCAATATAGTTTTCGCACGCTATACTTCTTCTTTGCTGAACTTTGGGCAGTACCAATATTCATCAAAATAGGTAAATGTTGTTCTTAACTAGTAAAACTTAGTTATACAACTATAAAAATGTTGTTGCCATAAACTATTTAGTTATACACAGTCTGCAGCATccaacaaaacaaaaataatGCATGATCAGCAGGAGTGCAGTTCTTACATGCTCCTCGGCATGAGTATATTTGGCTTGAAGGTTTCCAGACTCTGACAGAGTCCAGACCTTTACAGTCTTGTCAAGGGAGCAAGATAATAACTTCTCATCCCAACAAAGCACAGATGTTACAGCAGCTTTATGCTCAAAGAGTGTTTGGACACACTGCCGAGTCGTAAGGTCCCATGCCTGGTAAATACAAAGAAATAAAGAATGCATCAGAACCAACATAACATTCAGTGGTCAATTGAGCGATATCTTGAGGAAAAATCCATACTTTGATGGTCTTGTCAAGTGAGCCAGAGTAAAGTCTTCTTGCTGAGATAGACAGTGAAACAACTGGACGTTGATGGCCACTGAGGATCAACACTGGTTCAATGTTACTCTCCTTAGAAGGAAATTTCCAGGCCACGATGCGACCATCTCCCATACCAGCAAACAGCACCTCATCCGTGATAGCCATGGAACAAACCAGACTAGAAGGCCCTTGAAGACTTAGTTTCATCCCTGTCTTTGTGTTCCAAGCCTTGTACCAAGCAAAGTTACCCCTCAATATGTCACCATATATAATACGAAAGGTGTACTCTCACTAGAATCAGAATTTCACCTCCACAGACTTCGGAATTCCAATGAATACCCATGGGCCATGGGTGATCATGCAGCCAACCTTGCCTCCCATCTTGATGACATCAACACACTATTCCAGAAACATTAAGAACAAAATTGTAATATGATAacatattagtttttttttgccATCCTCTCTTGGATATACTGCCACATATCTCTATCTATGTTTTTTTGTCTTTTCTTTACTTTGTTTTTTCTCATTGCTATTTTTTTTACATAAATGCATGACTATCCACTAATGAGACGGCTGTAATCACTGAAGATTCTCTTGCAGATCATGGAACCATATGTATCAACCAAGTGACAACCAACCAGATAGCATCCCAAACTGATCCCAGGCAAACAGATAACTGAAGCAGGCGAAGAGCCTCCAATAGCAAGATGGCTAGCCTGACAGATAACATCCAATCCAAACCAAGAGCACATGGACCACCCCGACTAATCATAAGAAATCCACTGACGATTGGTGATACAGTGAGGGCATCATCACCAGAACCAATCAGAAGAAATCCTGAATCACCATTTGGTTGGTTGCATAGGGTGCACGTGAACCACCACACTTTGCTAATTAGCACATCAACCGCCACGAACAATGAAAACCTCCTCACTGGAACCTCCGTGGAAGCAGACCATTACCCGTGCATAATCAGAGAGATTGTTGGGAGCCCGTGCATAATCAGAGAATGTTGGAGCCCGTGCATAATCAGATACATTGCTGTGAGCCGAGAACCAAGCTACCTTGCCGGAATTGCAGTCCCAGATGCGAACAGATCCGTCGGCGCTGCCGGAGTAGAGCTTGTCGGAACCCAGCGGCAGCGAAATCCCACTGATAGCCTGACAGATTTTATGATTACTGTCAGAGCCCATCACAACTGCTAGACAGAAATTCGCGACCGCGTCGCGATAGAGCGGATTTTCAGAGAGACGGGGAAGCTTCGCACCTCCGTGTGTCCAGCAAGGGCGCAGAGGAAGACGAAGCCGCCCTCACCGCTGCAGCGGCGCTTATCCTCAAGGGGCGGCATATCGTCTCCATTAGCCGGTTTCGGCTTCGGCTCAGGCTTCGGGTTTGTCATGTCGTTTCCGCATCGCCGCCGTGCGGGTGCTGCAGATGCAGCATCGGGCTCGGCACGGCGACTCGATCCGGACAGCACCGCCTTCTGAACAGGGCCGAGGAGCCTCGTCGTCGCCGGATCGAGGCGAAGGGTCGGGCGGGAGGCCTTGGCGCCGCCGCAAGGCTCAGACACAGAGGGTCTGGCGTAGGGGCTCCACCGTGCGGGCGCGCGTGCGGGTGAGGGTGCGGGAGAGTGGCCGGTGCGGAGGCGCGCGGCGAGGGTGGAGGAGATCGGCATAGCGGTGGCTAGCGGTTGCCGGCCTCGCGGACGCGCGGATAGGGCTAGGCGGCGGGAAGAGGAAGAGCGCGATGGAGGCGGTTGTCGAGAGTCGCGATCGTGGAAGAAGTCGGACGCGGTACGTTTATTCTCGGTCGACCGACTGTAAAACGGTAGCTAGGGCGCCCCGACGTCTTTGCCCCGCGCCAGCCCGACGAGGCGTCTGCGCTCGACCCGACCTCACGTGGCGTTTGCGCCCTCACCCGACCCTTTGCGCCCCGTCTAGTAGCTGGGTAACATTGTAACATGTATAAATATTCAAtctatttttaaaatatttaaatACAATAGTTGTAACATACGTAGATAGATGAAAAACTTACCACATgtttctgaaacacttgaaaaaacatcTGAAAAATAATTGAAAActattgcaaacatacgcaacatctaaataaaacacttgcaacatatgtataaaacatatgcaacatctagataaacacacttgcagcatacgtctgaaaaacacagatgaaataTTGGGAACAGACAATTGGAACATACGCGTacaatcattgcaacatatgcaacatccccgatctacttttgcaacattcatatgaaacacttgcaacaaacatctaaaacacttaaaacatacacttgcaacatgtgctttcagaGCAACAAATCGttgctgcttgggagaatggaggctcgtcggtgtGCCGGAGGCAGCAGCCCAGCGGCGGCTTCGCAACGTGGCGGAGAGGCAGCGGCTGCACGACTGGGAGAGGGCAGCCGCGCGCCACGCCGTCCGGCAGTAGCGTATCGGTGGCGCGGAGCTCGCCACTCCGGTGGAGAAGGTTGCGGCAGGTCTAGTGGAGAAGGCCATAGTAGGtcgctccggtggagaaggcaAGTGGGAGGCACGGTGGAGAGAGAGGCGTGATGGAGAGGAAGGCGAGCGGTAgcacaaggtggagagggaggcgcaGTGGAGAGAAGACGGGCAGGAGGCACGGTGGAGATGGCGGGAGGGATGCGCGGTCGTAGGCTCGCGACGCTGCGGtgggttttttcctttttttctttttttttagaaaactacGATTGCTGGAGGTGAGTGGATATGAACAGATGGGAGAGCCTTCTGGGCCTCCAAGCCTGCCAGCGGGGCCGTTCGGGGTGGACGGACACCCTAATACAAGCATTACCGATTGTAAAACGTCATGGATCAGAACTTCCCTCCCTAAAACAAAGGTACAGTCTAATCCAATTAAAGTCAAGTAAATTTAAATTTTACTgaatttataaaaaatagtatTAATAATTACAGTTTCAAAAatgtactataaaaatatatatttcattatgAATCTAATAACACTTACTTGATATCGTAATATTAATAATTTTCTGTAAAAAGGTTTCAAGATGAAACTTAGTAATAGTATAGTAGATTTTGATATTACACTTAGTGATGAACAATACAGAATTTCATGCTACAGAAGTGGTTGTATTGGATTTGTATTTTTAGAACTACTTTCTAATTATCAAAGTTTCGTTGTCACAGATGCTATATTGTGGTCATAGATGATATATGTATGGTGTGATTGGTTGTCTACGTTAAGGTTAATCTGCATTAGGAGATTGCATCATAAGCCGTGTCATAGAtgttcctctcacaataaattaacaTAAGtacgatttgttgtgagagaaaaaaatattgttcattcgctgaaaaatactgttgaagtagttcaagcgaacatgacaAAAGCACGGCAAGGCAGTCTGGATGGAACCAGATCAAGAGCTGAATACGACCAAATCAGGTGTGTTCGGTGGTGTATTAAAAAGATGTGCTTTTGAGGAAAGTGCTAATCTGAATAAAGGGCTATGCAAAAAACCAAACAACTAAAATTTACACTACCATGGTTTAGATACAGAGTTATCCCGGCAACTGATCATATTAACGTTATATTGCTCTAGAAGTTATCAAGTGAAACTgtacttagggcctgtttagtttccaaaaaattttacgtagtacccatcacatcgaatcttgcggcacatgcatggagtactaaatgtagatgaacaaaactaattgcacagttaggtgagaaatcgcgagacgaaactttcgaacctaattagtccataattagacactaattgccaaatacaaacgaaagtgctacaatagccaaaacccaaaaaatttGGCATCTAAACACACCCTTATATTTTGGTATAGACGACCTACATGCATACTTTGTCCTTCGTGTGATGAgattatatttggtcaaactacGTGCGATCAATTTACTCTGAACAAATGAGGCTACTTTTACGAATTGTGGGGAAGGTCAATCAGTATTGAACACGAATACCTAGCCCTCCCCCGCTGTCCACTGAATAAAGTAGCATGGCTTCCCCATCCATCGTCGAGAACATTATCTCTTGAGCACACCGGGTTCTGTTAGATGGCCGACCCAGTCATCCATCCACCACTACCGGTCCGCAAGTGACACAGCATCAGATACGACAGAAGGGTTTTGCATCCCTCGATGACTTGCAAACTTGCAAATGGCACATCAAAAAATCCCCGATTTCACACAGTTTATCAGCCTTGCTGTCAGTGAAAACCATGGAGCTTTGCGCAAAAAAAGTGAAAACCATGGAGCATGTTAATAATATAATTGATTTACCCATCTGATCACATACAACAAGAGGCTTTTGCTTCTCGATGACTTGAGGCCCCTCTGCCCATCTCAACAAACATCAAGGGCCAGGGCATGGTAGCAATAGAACAACAAATCCACATCCCCCCGATGTCTCTCTTAGGTTAGCTTTCACATTGTTTATAAACTCTATGGTGTCTAAATCCTACAAAGAATGGATCAAGAACACCTTTTATATATACAACAGAACACCGGTTGCAACTGCACATGATCAGCGGGGGATGCGGAAGTATGCATCTATATAACCTCTGTAGTTCCTTCTTTGGCCTGGTCAATAAAGAAAGGCCTTGCTGCCCGCACTCTTCCTTTTATCAACTCACAAAAAATCGAGTTGTAAAAAGCTTTCCAGAAGGACCTCAGTTACACCTGGTGTCATGACTGCCAAAAGATGTTTGGGTCGTTGCTATATACCGCACGGTCTTgaatctctaaattagcaacgtGCCAATCAACAAGCCTTGCTTGAATGCATTTCAATAGCATGAGTCCCGTTGGGAAGAGCCACCAACCGCTTTCATCCCTGGAAATATTTTATGACATGTGGCTTAACTGCATATAACTCTTAGAAGATTCTAGTGGACAGGCTAGGGAAATTATGCTTACGTTCCCAGGTTCCAGGGCTGCACGCTCGGGTGTGTTTTGGTTGACGACTTATAATGTACAAAACCACATATGAAGGCCACAACCTAGAGATTAACAAGCACAGGAAGAAGGTTATAGAGGCATAACACTTGATAGAAAGAAACCATTCAATTGCTGACATTCCATGTGATAGATACCGATATAACATTGAAATGTAGGTGGGTGAAGAATACTTACGACATTGACCAGTGAAGTTATGTTCCACAATGCATATACACGAGCAAGGCCTGCTGACCGCCTTGGTCCATGACTAAATAGAGCATTTATACCAGCAGGAAAAGGCGACAAAATCCCAAGAGGTAGAATAAACAAAACCAAGAGAACATCGACCATAGAATATGAATACAGCTGGAGAAAAGTAAGCAAAACTAAGCTGAAATCTGCAAGAAGCAGTATTGAAATTACCAAACCAACAAGGTCCTGCAGTTCAGAAAAACAGAACCAAGATCAGCACAAAATGAAGAATTGATTCAAAATCATTCTGTGGACAAGAACAATGGCAGAGAAAGACCTGATGCCCAACTGGTTTCGAATTGTGCAAGATAAGAGAAAATGGGTAAAATAAATCTCTCCTGTCTTTTAGCGTCCTTAGGCTATTACTATCGAGAACTCCACCAGTGATCCTTTTGCGCATTAGAGCATCCTTAATCCTGGACTGACTTAGTTGAGTATCAGCAAGCATGTTTTGTGTTCTGCATGGTGTAATAATAAGCCATCATAAATAATAATGATGATAAACGACACCAATAATAACAAACATAAAAACACATAATAACTCACGGTGTGCGTTGCTCTGTTTTTACTCTAGGGCTTCCGTCAGGTTCAATAACTGCAGCTTCTCCTTCAACAGCATAAACAAGAAGACCAAGTTGGCAGTACCCTAATGCTGTAGCTTGGAACCAGGCAAGATCAACGCGGATACCATTCTCAGCTAAAGAGGGATTTGCATGAGTTTCAAGCCAGTCGATGACCGGAAGAAACGTTACTTTCAGAGTTCCACAGCGAACTAAACGCAGCTGTGCATTCAATCCAGCTACAAGACGGTGCCATATCCATGAGGGAACAGCCTGTAACAGATATGGCATGAGTTCTTGAGGAAAAGTGTAAGGACATGAACAGTTCAATTTGAAAGATCTTCAAATGATACCTGACTCATAAGACTAGTAAGCACACTGTCACTATTAAGTGAAAACGGAGCCATGTAACTTCCATCGCCTCCAAAGATCAGAGACATTGGAAACCTTTGATGAAGACGAGGTGGAAGATCAGGCCTTTTTTCATCTCCCCCAAGGAAGAAATCTAAATACCCTAGCATTAAATCTGGGGTTGCAGTCACCTAGAGATTGCAAAAGCAGAAATCAAATAAATGACAGGCTGGAAGATACTATTCCAGCGTTGGAAACAAGAATGAATATAAACAGTATACAGTTGACCAAACAGACACTAGAAACTATAAAAGGATAATCTACAGATGGTATACCTAAATCTGGATGTGATTCTAGGGGAGGCAAATAAATTTAG includes:
- the LOC136457563 gene encoding zinc finger CCCH domain-containing protein 17-like — its product is MPISSTLAARLRTGHSPAPSPARAPARWSPYARPSVSEPCGGAKASRPTLRLDPATTRLLGPVQKAVLSGSSRRAEPDAASAAPARRRCGNDMTNPKPEPKPKPANGDDMPPLEDKRRCSGEGGFVFLCALAGHTEAISGISLPLGSDKLYSGSADGSVRIWDCNSGKCVDVIKMGGKVGCMITHGPWVFIGIPKSVEAWNTKTGMKLSLQGPSSLVCSMAITDEVLFAGMGDGRIVAWKFPSKESNIEPVLILSGHQRPVVSLSISARRLYSGSLDKTIKAWDLTTRQCVQTLFEHKAAVTSVLCWDEKLLSCSLDKTVKVWTLSESGNLQAKYTHAEEHGLRTLFGMHRVGKTPVLFCSLHNSNCIRLLDLPSFDGMGTLFAKKEVRTIELAAGGLLFTGDCSGELKVWRWAPQDQEAVVDVHS